TCCCCAGAAGAATGAACGCCGAGAGGCGCGTCAAAAGCCCAAGGACAAGTAGCAGCGGCAGGACGAATTCGAGACCGCTCGCCACATAAGCGGCGGCGGTCGGCGAAATGAGCGGCAGTTTATATTCGTCGGCGAAGAGCGCGAAGGTCGCGTCGCGCACCGCTGTCGGGATCTGAAACGACAGATCAAGGCCGAAAATTTCGCGCCCTAGAGTTGGTCCTTCGATCTTTGTCTGGCCCGAAACGAAGAACGGATGCGCGGCGACGATCCGCAGAAAAAGCGCGATCAGCGAATAGGGGATAGCATCCAACCAGCGTGCGATCTTTCTTATGAAATTCATTGCGTTCAAGCTCCCTCAATGATCGCCGCGGCCACGCTAAAACGCGTTCTTTAAGTTCAGTGCGCGACGCTGAGGGCCACGAAGGCTCCAGTCAAGAGAAGCTCGCGCAAGCAGTCGGTCAGGTTGAAATCCGCCGCGACGGCGGTCGCCGCATTCACGGCCTCGCCGAATGTTCCTCCGCTCCTAAGCGCATCGACGAAGGCCGATCCGCCGGCGGGAAGAGCCGCTACCTTGATCGCCAGCTCGGGACGGGCGACAAGCGCCTCCTCGCCGTGATCGAGTTCCACTGGCGTCATCTCGTCGTCCGACATATGCCGCCGCCAGATCGAAACGATTGGATACGCGGACGCCACGATATGCGTTGAGGGATGCAGAACAGCCGTTGCGCTCTCCAATCGATCGAGCGGCAGGGCGCGGATCAAATCCAACGGTAGCGGCGCCGCGTCAGCGGCGTGATAGGCTTGTCCAAGGGCATATTCGAGCCGCGCGACGTCCGGAAGGTAAGGAAGTTCGCGCGCCGGCTCGAAATTTGAGACGAATGTCGCAAACGCGTCGCCATATTCGAAAAGCATCGGCGTGCGTGGAAGGCGCTCGCGCACATAGCATTGCGCCATAGCGCGAAAAAATTCATCGCCGACCAACTGCAAGCAAATTGGAAAGCGCTCGACCAGCGCGTCGACCAATCCGACGCACACATTGTTTCGATAGACCGCGAAGCGTCGCTTTGGCGGAAAGCCGTGGCTCGCTTCAATCCCATTCGGCGGCGGCAGCTCGGGATCGAGCAGCGCGCGGACAAATGCGCCTTGATCGACGTCAGCCGGGGTCGTCATGAAGCGCTTCCGATCTCAAGCTGTCTTCGACAGCACGCCGCCATTCAAGAAATATCTCCGCTTGCGTGGCTTGCGCCATGAGGGTCGACCAGGAGGGAACGTCATTGTCCCATTCGATCAGCGTCGCGACCGGTCCGCGTCGCGCCAGCGCGCGATCATAGAGGCTCCAAACCGCGTCGGGGACGGGCGCGCAATGCGCGTCGATCAGCAGAGGGTCGCCAATCTCGTCGACATCCTCGGCATATCCGGCAAGATGAATCTCTTCGACAAAGGACATCGGGAAGGCGTCGATATAGTCCTCCGCCGAAAAAGCGAGGTTCGTTGCGCTGACATAGACGTTGGTCACGTCGAGCAGCAGCCGGCAATCCGTGCGGC
Above is a genomic segment from Methylocystis rosea containing:
- a CDS encoding DoxX family protein, with product MNFIRKIARWLDAIPYSLIALFLRIVAAHPFFVSGQTKIEGPTLGREIFGLDLSFQIPTAVRDATFALFADEYKLPLISPTAAAYVASGLEFVLPLLLVLGLLTRLSAFILLGMTIVIQIFVFPDAWWTVHAYWMAILAVLIARGPGAISLDHLLFRAWSPRRA
- a CDS encoding HvfC/BufC N-terminal domain-containing protein produces the protein MTTPADVDQGAFVRALLDPELPPPNGIEASHGFPPKRRFAVYRNNVCVGLVDALVERFPICLQLVGDEFFRAMAQCYVRERLPRTPMLFEYGDAFATFVSNFEPARELPYLPDVARLEYALGQAYHAADAAPLPLDLIRALPLDRLESATAVLHPSTHIVASAYPIVSIWRRHMSDDEMTPVELDHGEEALVARPELAIKVAALPAGGSAFVDALRSGGTFGEAVNAATAVAADFNLTDCLRELLLTGAFVALSVAH